One Oscarella lobularis chromosome 18, ooOscLobu1.1, whole genome shotgun sequence genomic window, GTGTAGCAAATCAAGAGGAAACGCCCAAAACGCGCCCGTGTCCCTTACCAGCTGCTTCCGAATATGAGCCATTGTCtcttcgagtcgtttttcgtcgttcgccgcGCGTCCTCCTTCGTGTAGCGTCGATACCATCGTGCTCGATCTTCTACTGATACGGAGAGTGCGCCGCCAGCGAATGGgcaacgacgatgatgacgtcgttcttcgtaGCGCACGTGCTCTACCTCCAGcactttcgacgacgctactcgacgaaggcgattcGTAGTGAAACGATGGAGACGAACTCGCCGACGAgcaacgagacgacgaagaaaccggAAGACTATTATGTGAACCCGCCGCCATCCGGTTTCAAAATAGATCATCCGGGGGACTGACTTTCATATATAGAGAACATATCTATATTCCGTATAAAACTACATAATAACAATACACAACGAagagcgaaagaaaaagaaaaaaaaagatggcCATATACGGGTCATTTTTTAGGTAGGGGACGAAATTCGCTGAGAACGTGCCATTGTGCCAATTGCTTACGTGGTTGTGACAACATTTGTCTCCAATGTTGACCGCCAAGTGCGGGAATGCGCGGACCGATTTCCACTTGCCCTAttccgtcgtttcttccGAGAGTATCATAATCCACTACGCTTATAATGAGACTAATTCTATCCAGCTTTTCCTTGGGACAATCGAATTGAAACGATTCGTTCCACACCGGTTTCAGAGTGTTTTTCTTTAcggacgtctttttcttttttatgcGCTTACCGTCCAACATAAAGGATATTTTCGCGTAGGGATCTGCAACGACCACActatataaatattatttatttttcttcttcttacctgATTTTCCCGTTATGTCCAttgccttcaaatttcgagCTTTCATGATGACGACTTGAAGGCGTGTGGCTGTTGGAAGATAGCACAAAGCAAAGAGAATCTCACCATAGTCAGTAATCccctaagaagaaaaagaaataaatataaatcaataacaacttttgtttttctcttacaGTACCTCTGTTTTTGATGCTTCTTTGAGTTCTTccattttcgacgtcgtttgagtcaaatcgacgttttccAATGGCACCGTCAAAACGCCAATCAAATCGTGTCGAGTCAGCTGATCAAAATCATAAACTTCAAAAAAGACGGTGCGATCTCGAATCGATTTGAATTCCATATCGCGAAAAGCAAACGTCTCATTAAAGACGGGATTGAGCGTTTTCTTATGAACTTTGGTCTGATACTTGAGTCGTTTGTTGGGAAGAA contains:
- the LOC136197658 gene encoding synaptotagmin-5-like, yielding MSTDSPPQNDNDNDDDNSIGGLIKKGIDALPIPLWALIAIGVVVALLIICICGCCCWRRCCRSRSSSKRRKKSRSPDTMKREPRMPKERVDLKTFRSETMAQEIQPKEPFLTPSPSQGGTLNRGGGGGGGGGYLSPRKASSLSRGSSLDYSLYTGDDSGGGGSAMSVLSPGTCGRLRYGLEYDFQNQVMTIIVHECRDLAAKDRGGSSDPYVKVCILPNKRLKYQTKVHKKTLNPVFNETFAFRDMEFKSIRDRTVFFEVYDFDQLTRHDLIGVLTVPLENVDLTQTTSKMEELKEASKTEGITDYGEILFALCYLPTATRLQVVIMKARNLKAMDITGKSDPYAKISFMLDGKRIKKKKTSVKKNTLKPVWNESFQFDCPKEKLDRISLIISVVDYDTLGRNDGIGQVEIGPRIPALGGQHWRQMLSQPRKQLAQWHVLSEFRPLPKK